In the genome of Halapricum salinum, one region contains:
- a CDS encoding 4Fe-4S dicluster domain-containing protein, giving the protein MTNYGLVIDLERCIGCQACAINCSQENNVALDKQWNRVLTEGGDGMDTAAGAYPEDGRDGTLQMNHLPMACQHCQNAPCVKVCPVNATYKRDDGIVEIDYDKCMGCRYCMAACPYNARVFNWDEPTTHPAEGTGHVEQRPTGVVEKCTFCSHRVEADLDPACVVGCPADARIFGDFDDETSTVSKYVDKYSTDQLLDDLETDPNTYYIRGEMSPGRTRSGNELEGTEKKETLMDGAGVANGGEDA; this is encoded by the coding sequence ATGACGAACTACGGCCTTGTGATCGATCTTGAACGCTGTATCGGTTGTCAAGCCTGCGCAATCAACTGCAGCCAGGAGAACAACGTCGCACTCGACAAGCAGTGGAACCGCGTCCTGACCGAGGGCGGTGACGGAATGGATACCGCCGCTGGTGCGTATCCCGAAGATGGCCGGGACGGGACACTGCAGATGAACCATCTACCGATGGCTTGTCAGCACTGCCAGAACGCACCCTGCGTGAAAGTGTGCCCGGTCAACGCGACCTACAAACGCGATGACGGAATCGTCGAAATCGACTACGACAAGTGTATGGGTTGCCGGTACTGCATGGCAGCCTGTCCGTACAACGCACGGGTATTCAACTGGGACGAACCGACCACCCACCCCGCTGAGGGGACGGGCCACGTTGAACAGCGGCCTACGGGCGTCGTCGAGAAGTGTACGTTCTGTAGCCACCGCGTCGAAGCGGACCTCGATCCAGCCTGTGTCGTTGGCTGTCCCGCCGACGCCCGAATATTCGGAGACTTCGACGATGAGACGAGCACAGTCTCAAAATACGTCGATAAATACAGCACAGATCAGCTTCTCGACGACCTCGAAACCGATCCGAACACGTACTACATCCGGGGTGAAATGAGCCCCGGACGGACGCGAAGCGGCAACGAACTCGAAGGTACCGAAAAGAAAGAGACACTCATGGATGGTGCTGGCGTAGCCAACGGTGGTGAGGACGCATGA
- a CDS encoding molybdopterin-containing oxidoreductase family protein produces the protein MSEQEGVSRRSVLIGAGAAAGTLGVSGAGLRWALTENSSAQPQSLLDETSVVTTSCAPNCRGKCPLNVYVRDGQVKFVEPQMTDDEQYRRACLLGQSHIQRVYSPKRLKYPMKRADWSPENPNPEGRGEDAEFQRISWDEALDYIADEMKRVRQEYGPESVFFHTGSGDNGLGTTWFGRLRNMFGGTGQGWSIDSNVGVGFNRVTGYGYFLPPTNESEDWVNAKTIIVWGSDILASQFQHDASKILDAVEAGAKLVVVDPVYTMTASKADLWLPIKPGKDVHLGLGMIHTVLEEEIYDAEFLRERTTAGALVRKDTGKWLRMKDLPDGGEEDERFVGVDRESGEPVALEPDTYADVELFGEYEVGGIEGSTGLTLLENHVSEYTPESVAETTGLAAEDIRTTARWLATRGPGGVCPSYAVGRYKYGHVFGQTYAILMGLTGDYGKSGTLHSQHPSGTSMWSGDYGSPEGAEGSAYLRMHELPDAFENGDPHPLKVVYGMESNMLVNQFPDRQQWIDVLENVDLFVMADFHKTPTVQHADIILPAAHWFEREDISDAWGSHPHISYRQQAHEPLWEARDDYFMINDLAEKLGYEDLFLGDKRAELEKVAANDPRFDFEELREKGNIRVSDNVIKYTEPFPTDSGRIEIYDEDKPVEDEGTSLEFPRPIESRTADDHELADDYPLMFMQKHSKWRIHSQWADNTMVRKFDPEPRLDIHPDDAAERNIDDGEYVRVYNDRGEMVVKAKYNEGMQPGLVNTDQGWWTEDFIEGNLQDLTHTDVNKLAPTFAFYDVRVEVESAPAEIDTSMYTDQDQAGWLGDSIEGGENR, from the coding sequence ATGAGTGAACAGGAGGGCGTCAGCCGCCGTTCGGTCCTGATCGGAGCGGGAGCAGCCGCCGGTACACTTGGAGTCAGCGGTGCCGGCTTGCGGTGGGCGCTGACTGAAAACAGTTCTGCACAGCCCCAAAGCTTACTGGACGAAACATCGGTCGTAACAACATCTTGTGCGCCAAATTGTCGCGGCAAATGTCCACTGAACGTGTACGTCCGGGATGGGCAAGTCAAGTTCGTGGAGCCGCAGATGACGGACGACGAGCAATATCGGCGAGCGTGCCTGCTCGGGCAATCCCACATCCAGCGAGTATACAGCCCGAAGCGACTGAAGTACCCAATGAAGCGGGCTGATTGGTCGCCGGAGAATCCAAACCCCGAGGGACGGGGTGAAGACGCAGAATTCCAGCGGATCTCCTGGGACGAGGCTCTTGACTACATTGCTGACGAAATGAAACGCGTACGTCAGGAATACGGTCCAGAGAGCGTCTTCTTCCACACTGGCTCTGGGGATAATGGACTTGGGACAACCTGGTTCGGACGGCTCCGGAACATGTTCGGCGGCACGGGACAGGGTTGGTCGATAGACTCCAACGTTGGTGTCGGATTCAATCGTGTAACTGGCTATGGGTACTTCCTGCCACCAACGAACGAATCCGAAGACTGGGTTAACGCGAAGACGATCATCGTCTGGGGATCGGACATTCTTGCGAGCCAATTCCAGCACGACGCCTCTAAGATACTTGATGCTGTCGAGGCAGGTGCCAAACTCGTAGTCGTCGATCCTGTGTACACGATGACGGCTTCGAAGGCTGATCTGTGGCTTCCGATCAAACCAGGCAAGGACGTCCATCTTGGCCTTGGAATGATCCACACTGTCCTCGAGGAGGAAATCTATGACGCTGAGTTCCTCCGTGAGCGGACGACTGCGGGTGCACTCGTCAGAAAAGACACTGGGAAGTGGCTCCGAATGAAGGACCTCCCCGATGGCGGAGAGGAAGACGAGCGGTTTGTCGGCGTTGACCGAGAGAGCGGTGAACCGGTCGCTCTGGAGCCTGACACGTATGCTGACGTCGAACTGTTCGGCGAATATGAAGTAGGCGGCATCGAGGGTTCGACGGGCCTCACGTTGCTCGAAAACCACGTCTCGGAATACACCCCTGAGAGTGTTGCGGAGACCACCGGTCTTGCTGCCGAGGACATTCGGACTACTGCACGGTGGCTCGCAACCCGTGGTCCGGGTGGCGTCTGTCCTAGTTACGCTGTCGGTCGATACAAGTACGGCCACGTGTTCGGACAGACGTACGCCATCTTGATGGGGCTGACCGGAGACTACGGCAAGTCCGGGACGCTCCATTCCCAACATCCGTCTGGGACCTCTATGTGGTCCGGTGACTACGGGTCACCTGAAGGCGCCGAAGGCAGCGCATACCTTCGGATGCACGAATTGCCTGATGCTTTCGAGAACGGTGACCCGCACCCGTTGAAAGTCGTCTACGGGATGGAGTCGAACATGCTCGTCAACCAGTTCCCAGACCGTCAGCAATGGATCGACGTATTGGAAAACGTCGACCTGTTTGTGATGGCTGACTTCCACAAGACCCCGACGGTCCAGCATGCCGACATCATCCTGCCGGCAGCACACTGGTTCGAACGCGAGGACATCTCAGACGCTTGGGGTTCACACCCGCACATCAGTTACAGACAGCAAGCACACGAACCGCTCTGGGAAGCCCGCGATGATTACTTCATGATCAATGATCTCGCCGAGAAACTCGGTTACGAGGACCTCTTCCTCGGTGACAAGCGGGCGGAACTTGAGAAAGTGGCGGCAAACGATCCACGCTTCGACTTCGAAGAGCTCCGCGAGAAGGGGAACATCCGTGTCTCTGACAACGTGATCAAGTACACGGAGCCGTTCCCCACTGATTCCGGGCGCATAGAGATCTACGATGAAGACAAACCGGTCGAAGATGAGGGGACGAGTCTGGAGTTCCCGCGGCCAATCGAATCTCGGACTGCCGACGATCACGAATTAGCAGACGACTACCCGCTGATGTTCATGCAGAAGCACTCGAAGTGGCGGATCCACTCCCAGTGGGCTGACAACACAATGGTCAGGAAGTTCGATCCTGAACCGCGTCTCGATATCCATCCCGACGACGCTGCCGAGCGGAATATTGACGACGGAGAGTACGTGCGCGTGTACAACGACCGCGGTGAGATGGTCGTCAAAGCGAAATATAATGAGGGCATGCAGCCAGGGCTGGTCAACACCGATCAGGGCTGGTGGACGGAAGACTTCATCGAGGGGAATCTTCAAGACCTGACTCACACCGACGTGAACAAGCTCGCGCCGACTTTCGCGTTCTACGACGTCCGTGTTGAAGTTGAGTCCGCACCTGCAGAAATCGACACGAGCATGTACACCGATCAGGACCAGGCCGGATGGCTTGGGGACAGCATCGAAGGAGGTGAGAACCGATGA
- a CDS encoding 4Fe-4S ferredoxin N-terminal domain-containing protein, which produces MLEGSTHDTELGRMMGRDAIRVSIGKMTEAEFHEKYHEAVVEEFGVDDRPTEPEGFDE; this is translated from the coding sequence ATGCTGGAGGGAAGTACCCATGACACAGAGCTGGGCAGGATGATGGGGCGAGATGCGATCCGGGTAAGTATAGGCAAGATGACCGAGGCCGAATTCCACGAAAAATACCACGAGGCGGTTGTTGAGGAGTTCGGAGTCGACGATCGGCCGACCGAACCGGAGGGGTTCGATGAGTGA
- a CDS encoding transcriptional regulator, whose translation MDLDKLVHQPTRLQIFAYLYRHGETSFPTLKDDLDVTEGNLASHLRKMEDADAVAMQKQFVDRRPQTTYELTDDGRELFENHVETLESLIDNLDDS comes from the coding sequence ATGGATCTCGACAAACTCGTCCACCAGCCGACGCGACTGCAAATCTTCGCGTATCTCTACCGGCACGGCGAGACGAGTTTCCCGACGCTCAAAGACGACCTCGACGTCACCGAGGGCAACCTGGCGAGTCACCTCCGCAAGATGGAAGACGCCGACGCGGTCGCAATGCAGAAACAGTTCGTCGACCGCCGCCCCCAGACGACGTACGAACTGACCGACGACGGCCGAGAATTGTTCGAAAACCACGTCGAGACGCTCGAATCACTTATCGACAATCTCGACGACTCGTAG
- a CDS encoding ABC transporter ATP-binding protein yields MSGEHVPAVRAAGIEKSFGTEGVLDGIDLSVAGNEILVLLGPNGVGKTVLLECLAGSSRPTKGDVEIFGRDVSEDGGRNLSFLLQDTMAIETLTGRENIDFYRRMHPGFTDRWEQYLDRLDLSEDLDKAVDDYSAGMTRKLELSLTMSVDAPLYLLDEPTAGVDLSMIQRFHDIILDRYDGGSTFVITSHRPLDAELADRLAFMRDGTITAVGAPSELMDAVPPVIRVSGSGAMRTAESFVRGGRLFRTGATARGFLKPDVEFEELEAAVDTDVEGVRIERDDATHTDLFNFYVHVVEPQRTSGGTPNDDSIEAVVEP; encoded by the coding sequence ATGAGTGGCGAGCACGTGCCTGCCGTCCGAGCGGCGGGGATCGAGAAATCGTTCGGGACCGAGGGCGTCCTCGACGGAATCGATCTCTCAGTCGCTGGCAACGAGATTCTCGTCCTTCTGGGTCCGAACGGCGTTGGAAAGACCGTCTTGCTCGAATGTCTCGCGGGCAGCAGCCGGCCGACTAAGGGGGACGTGGAGATATTCGGTCGAGACGTCTCCGAAGACGGCGGTCGGAACCTGAGCTTTCTCCTGCAGGATACGATGGCCATCGAGACGCTCACCGGCCGTGAAAACATCGACTTCTACCGACGGATGCACCCCGGATTCACCGACCGCTGGGAGCAGTATCTCGACCGACTTGATCTCTCCGAGGACCTCGACAAAGCCGTCGACGATTACTCCGCCGGCATGACACGCAAACTCGAACTCTCGCTGACGATGAGCGTCGACGCGCCGCTCTACCTGCTCGACGAACCGACGGCCGGCGTCGACCTCTCGATGATCCAGCGGTTTCACGATATCATCCTCGATCGGTACGACGGCGGCTCGACGTTCGTCATCACGAGTCATCGTCCGCTCGATGCCGAACTCGCCGATCGACTGGCGTTCATGCGCGACGGAACGATTACAGCAGTTGGCGCGCCCTCGGAGCTCATGGATGCCGTGCCGCCAGTCATCCGCGTTTCCGGGTCCGGAGCGATGCGCACCGCCGAATCGTTCGTCAGGGGCGGCCGGCTGTTCCGGACGGGCGCTACGGCACGCGGGTTCCTGAAGCCAGACGTTGAATTCGAGGAGCTCGAAGCCGCCGTCGACACCGACGTCGAAGGCGTCCGAATCGAGCGCGACGACGCGACCCACACCGACCTCTTCAACTTCTACGTGCACGTCGTCGAACCGCAAAGAACGTCCGGCGGGACGCCGAACGACGATTCGATAGAGGCAGTTGTCGAACCATGA
- a CDS encoding ABC transporter permease, which yields MAETPGTRHWIAQAKSFFERYARELFRNKTVLFWSIAFPVGFYLLTITVFVPVEEIPANERPYIFAATAISYGTFGAIIVCLSSFGQQLAADLEADRYKQFRALPIAPTADMAGRMLAGLLLATVSFLAVVVVSLGTGASYTLRSIASVPIAMLAFVGFAVIWMVLAMAVASAITDERYAALLTVAVALLAYMLTGYNGTDPGSYTGPDVLLNYLPNTLPSRVLVYQFVDAPASSLAPPALPSTIWSVGTLTLYTALALGVGIVVVRTRIYGTGVLA from the coding sequence ATGGCGGAAACGCCGGGTACTCGACACTGGATCGCCCAGGCGAAGTCCTTTTTTGAACGGTACGCCAGAGAACTGTTTCGGAACAAGACCGTCCTGTTCTGGTCAATCGCGTTTCCGGTCGGGTTCTACCTCCTGACGATCACGGTGTTCGTCCCGGTCGAAGAGATTCCCGCAAACGAGCGGCCGTACATATTCGCAGCGACGGCGATCAGCTACGGGACCTTCGGCGCGATTATCGTCTGTCTGAGTAGTTTCGGGCAGCAACTCGCGGCCGACCTCGAAGCCGACCGCTACAAGCAGTTCCGGGCGCTCCCGATTGCGCCGACTGCCGATATGGCTGGCCGGATGCTGGCCGGCCTGCTGCTCGCAACCGTCTCGTTCCTTGCGGTCGTCGTCGTGAGTCTGGGAACAGGTGCGTCCTACACGCTCCGGTCGATTGCGTCGGTTCCGATCGCCATGCTGGCGTTCGTCGGCTTCGCCGTCATCTGGATGGTCCTGGCGATGGCCGTCGCGAGCGCGATCACCGACGAACGCTACGCGGCGCTGCTCACCGTCGCTGTCGCACTACTGGCGTACATGCTTACCGGCTACAACGGGACCGACCCCGGGAGCTACACCGGCCCGGATGTCCTGTTGAACTACCTCCCGAACACACTACCCTCTCGCGTGCTCGTTTACCAGTTCGTCGACGCCCCGGCGAGTTCGCTTGCCCCACCCGCGCTTCCGAGCACGATCTGGTCGGTCGGAACGCTGACGCTGTACACCGCGCTGGCACTCGGCGTCGGGATTGTCGTCGTCCGTACTCGGATCTACGGAACGGGGGTGCTGGCATGA
- a CDS encoding AMP-binding protein, whose product MQSLEDIDEIVYEPSQEFVESTNVWQFMQAYDIEDYDELIERTTGEVAGVEESGIEWFWDEVVDYLGIDFFEDYDTVRDDTEGPQFSRWYSGGEINLAHNVLDRHAAVDSGTRNHVATIWEGEDGEVREQTFHDLHREANRVANALEERGIETGDTVGLYMPMVPEVVSILYGCFKVGAIAVPIFSGFGVDAVATRIEDSECSVLFTGDGFYRRGEPIYLKDTADEAIEQAGHVEHTIVYDRLDTRDSIDKSIPWTISRDEWWDDVIPRADDAYETKSLPSDQESMLLYSSGTTGQPKGIVHTHAGVQVQCAKEIYFGFDHKPSDRFFWVSDIGWMMGPWTLIGNHTFGGTIFMYEGAPDYPEPDRFWKLIDDHGLTVFGISPTAIRALRKYGDDWLEGHDLSSLRLLGSTGEPWDPESWQWFLEHVGGGDTPIINISGGTEICGCFLMPMPIQSLKPCTLGGPGLGMAIDIVDEDGESIADEHERGYLVARDSCPSTTKSLWSGDERYLEEYWSRWEGLWNHGDWAQKDTDGFWFLHGRADDALNVAGRKVGPAEVEGALIDHEAVNQAAAIGVPDETTGTAVVAYIVLEPRVEPSDELREELTSLVGTELGKPFRPQEIRFVEQFPKTQSGKIIRRAIQAVHTGEDMGDLSSIENPDALDAIENAR is encoded by the coding sequence ATGCAGTCTCTCGAAGACATCGACGAGATCGTCTACGAACCCAGCCAGGAGTTCGTCGAGTCGACCAACGTCTGGCAGTTCATGCAGGCCTACGACATCGAGGACTACGACGAACTGATCGAGCGGACCACAGGAGAAGTCGCAGGCGTCGAGGAGTCGGGGATCGAGTGGTTCTGGGACGAAGTGGTCGACTACCTGGGGATCGACTTTTTCGAAGACTACGACACAGTCAGGGACGACACAGAGGGGCCACAGTTCAGCCGCTGGTATTCCGGGGGGGAGATCAACCTCGCGCACAACGTCCTCGACAGGCACGCCGCCGTCGACAGCGGGACACGCAACCACGTCGCGACGATCTGGGAGGGCGAGGACGGCGAAGTGCGAGAACAGACGTTCCACGATCTCCACCGGGAGGCAAACCGGGTCGCCAACGCCTTGGAAGAGCGCGGGATCGAGACCGGCGATACAGTGGGATTGTACATGCCGATGGTCCCCGAGGTCGTCTCGATCCTCTACGGCTGTTTCAAGGTGGGCGCGATCGCCGTCCCCATCTTCTCGGGGTTCGGCGTCGACGCAGTCGCCACACGGATCGAAGACAGCGAGTGTTCGGTTCTGTTCACAGGCGATGGCTTCTATCGCCGGGGTGAGCCGATCTATCTCAAGGACACTGCCGACGAGGCGATCGAACAGGCCGGCCACGTCGAACACACCATCGTCTACGATCGATTGGACACGCGAGACAGTATCGACAAATCGATCCCGTGGACGATCAGTCGCGACGAGTGGTGGGACGACGTGATCCCGAGGGCCGACGACGCCTACGAGACGAAATCGCTCCCGAGCGACCAGGAGTCGATGCTGCTGTATTCGTCGGGCACGACGGGCCAGCCAAAGGGGATCGTCCACACCCACGCCGGCGTGCAGGTCCAGTGTGCCAAGGAGATCTACTTCGGCTTCGACCACAAGCCCAGCGATCGCTTCTTCTGGGTGAGCGACATCGGCTGGATGATGGGCCCCTGGACGCTGATCGGCAACCACACCTTCGGCGGGACGATCTTCATGTACGAGGGTGCGCCCGACTACCCCGAACCGGATCGCTTCTGGAAGCTGATCGACGACCACGGGCTGACTGTCTTCGGAATCTCGCCGACCGCGATCCGCGCTCTGCGGAAGTACGGCGACGACTGGCTCGAAGGCCACGACCTCTCCAGCCTCCGGCTGCTGGGCTCGACCGGCGAGCCCTGGGACCCCGAGTCCTGGCAGTGGTTCCTCGAACACGTCGGCGGCGGAGACACGCCGATCATCAACATCTCCGGCGGGACCGAGATCTGCGGCTGCTTCCTGATGCCGATGCCGATCCAGTCGCTCAAACCCTGCACGCTCGGCGGTCCGGGACTGGGGATGGCCATCGATATCGTCGACGAGGATGGCGAATCCATCGCCGACGAGCACGAGCGAGGGTATCTCGTCGCTCGGGATTCCTGTCCGAGCACGACCAAGAGCCTCTGGAGCGGTGACGAGCGCTATCTCGAGGAGTACTGGTCGCGCTGGGAGGGTCTGTGGAACCACGGCGACTGGGCCCAGAAAGATACGGATGGTTTCTGGTTCCTCCACGGCCGGGCCGACGACGCACTGAACGTCGCCGGGCGCAAAGTCGGCCCGGCCGAGGTCGAGGGTGCGCTGATCGATCACGAGGCCGTCAATCAGGCGGCGGCGATCGGCGTCCCCGATGAGACGACCGGGACGGCCGTCGTCGCCTACATCGTCCTCGAACCCCGCGTGGAACCGAGCGACGAATTGCGTGAGGAACTCACCAGTCTCGTCGGTACGGAACTCGGCAAACCGTTCCGTCCCCAGGAGATCAGATTCGTCGAGCAGTTCCCGAAGACCCAGTCTGGCAAGATCATCCGCCGAGCTATCCAGGCCGTCCACACGGGCGAAGACATGGGGGATCTGAGTAGCATCGAGAATCCAGACGCCCTGGACGCGATAGAAAACGCTCGCTAG